Proteins encoded within one genomic window of Saccharopolyspora pogona:
- a CDS encoding glutaminase, with the protein MELNQLLERITDEIAPLRGAGSVADYIPALARVDPSRFGIAVADLDGGVHGTGDWEIPFSVQSISKVFTLALVLADSDDVLWQRVGREPSGSPFNSLVQLEHERGIPRNPFINAGALIVTDQLISLVGDASTELLALLRAESGNADLRVDDEVAGSEAAHADRNLALTHFMASYGNMRNPVATVLDQYFRQCSIAMSCRDLALAGLFLAAHGLRRDGSSMLTSRQAKRINAIMLTCGTYDAAGEFAYRVGVPGKSGVGGGILAIIPGRCSIAVWSPGLDKRGNSVAGVAALDHFTTLTGWSIF; encoded by the coding sequence GTGGAGTTGAACCAGCTGCTCGAACGGATCACCGATGAGATCGCACCGCTGCGCGGGGCAGGTAGCGTCGCGGACTACATCCCGGCGCTCGCGCGGGTCGACCCAAGCCGCTTCGGCATCGCTGTCGCCGATCTCGACGGTGGCGTCCACGGCACAGGTGATTGGGAGATTCCCTTTTCCGTGCAAAGCATTTCAAAGGTCTTCACCCTAGCGCTCGTGCTCGCCGACAGCGATGACGTCCTCTGGCAGCGTGTTGGTCGGGAGCCGTCGGGAAGTCCGTTCAACTCGTTGGTCCAGCTGGAGCACGAGCGCGGAATCCCGCGGAACCCGTTCATCAACGCGGGTGCATTGATCGTCACCGACCAGCTCATCTCCCTGGTCGGTGACGCCAGCACGGAGTTGCTCGCGTTACTCCGCGCCGAAAGCGGCAATGCCGATCTGCGGGTCGACGACGAAGTCGCCGGCTCCGAAGCGGCCCACGCGGATCGCAATCTGGCGCTGACCCATTTCATGGCGTCCTACGGCAACATGCGGAATCCGGTGGCGACCGTGCTCGATCAGTACTTCCGGCAGTGCTCGATCGCGATGAGTTGCCGCGACCTGGCTCTGGCCGGGCTGTTCCTCGCGGCGCACGGCCTTCGACGCGACGGCTCGAGCATGCTGACCAGCCGACAGGCCAAGCGAATCAACGCGATCATGCTCACCTGCGGAACCTACGACGCTGCGGGGGAGTTCGCCTACCGCGTCGGTGTCCCGGGCAAGAGCGGTGTCGGCGGGGGGATCCTCGCGATCATTCCGGGCCGGTGCTCGATTGCGGTGTGGAGCCCGGGGCTCGACAAACGCGGCAATTCCGTCGCCGGTGTGGCAGCGCTGGACCACTTCACCACCCTGACCGGCTGGTCGATCTTCTGA
- a CDS encoding TetR/AcrR family transcriptional regulator, with translation MYVRGVQESRRERKKRLTRQRIVLAAIRLFDKQGYEETTVAQVAEAADVDPKTFFNYFRTKDEVLFNELDLEFDVLLAAIRDRRSEESPGEVLRRAVQEYAAHRRPNVPRREPAEVSAAARLALTTPALQAKGAYLLLDLQQRIAAALLNAFPGELDPVTAAAMTGSVLGAIQQASLASAKLGRSQQELWEAAEHALDVATNGLLSVRPRTRDQKQTEERI, from the coding sequence GTGTACGTTCGTGGCGTGCAGGAGTCGCGGCGTGAACGCAAGAAGCGCTTGACGCGGCAGCGGATCGTCTTGGCGGCGATCCGGCTGTTCGACAAACAGGGGTACGAAGAGACCACGGTGGCGCAGGTCGCCGAGGCGGCGGACGTCGATCCGAAGACGTTCTTCAACTACTTCCGGACCAAGGACGAGGTGCTGTTCAACGAGCTCGACTTGGAGTTCGACGTCCTGCTCGCGGCGATCCGGGACCGCAGATCCGAAGAGAGCCCAGGTGAGGTGCTGCGGAGGGCGGTCCAGGAGTACGCCGCCCATCGCAGGCCCAACGTTCCCCGGCGGGAGCCCGCGGAGGTGTCGGCGGCGGCCCGGCTGGCCCTGACGACGCCGGCGCTGCAGGCGAAGGGGGCGTACCTCTTGCTGGACCTGCAACAGCGGATCGCGGCAGCGCTGCTCAACGCCTTCCCCGGCGAGCTGGACCCGGTCACCGCGGCGGCGATGACCGGATCCGTGCTTGGCGCCATTCAGCAGGCCAGCCTTGCGAGCGCCAAGTTGGGTCGGTCGCAGCAGGAGCTGTGGGAGGCCGCCGAGCACGCCCTCGACGTCGCCACGAATGGCCTGCTCTCGGTGCGGCCACGAACCAGAGATCAGAAACAAACCGAAGAGAGGATCTGA
- a CDS encoding phenylacetate--CoA ligase family protein: protein MGDSVRELARDARQAVREGPAGIARHQRAHLVDLVAHARANSPYYRELYRDLPDGVDDPTLLPVTSKKELMARFDDWVTDREVTREKVEAFVADPDAVGKRFLDKYLVATTSGTSGLRGLFLLDERSMNMEGALGTRASGVLGAGDAIRMLARGGRTAIVTAPGGHFFTVAGTARFQRDHPRLGRRMRVFSIHRPLPELVEELNRFNPAILSGFLGMLTLLAGEKEAGRLRIRPALIIPGGETLTTDLGKRLATAFGAKVRAAYAATECSFLSMGCAHGWYHVSSDWAVLEPVDADYRPAPPGELSHTVLLSNLANRVQPFLRYDLGDSILLRPDPCPCGSVFPAVQVQGRAADLLTFPAEDGELVTMSPMLFGTVLDRVTGIGQYQVVQTASSTLRVRLRPADSADAEQVWQTVRGEITHLLKEHEVADVTLERADEAPQQEPGGKFRRIIPQTKP from the coding sequence ATGGGGGACAGCGTTCGAGAGCTCGCCCGCGACGCCCGGCAGGCCGTCCGCGAAGGTCCTGCGGGAATCGCACGGCACCAGCGCGCCCACCTGGTCGATCTGGTGGCTCATGCGCGCGCGAACTCGCCGTACTACCGCGAGCTCTACCGGGACCTGCCGGACGGGGTCGACGACCCGACCTTGCTCCCGGTCACCAGCAAGAAGGAACTGATGGCCCGGTTCGATGACTGGGTGACCGACCGTGAGGTGACCCGGGAGAAGGTCGAGGCGTTCGTGGCCGACCCCGACGCCGTGGGGAAGCGGTTCCTGGACAAGTACCTGGTGGCCACCACGTCCGGCACCAGCGGCCTGCGCGGCCTCTTCCTGCTGGACGAGCGGAGCATGAACATGGAGGGCGCCCTCGGGACGCGCGCCAGTGGCGTGCTGGGCGCCGGCGACGCCATCCGCATGCTCGCCCGTGGCGGCCGGACCGCCATCGTCACCGCACCCGGCGGCCATTTCTTCACCGTGGCCGGAACGGCCCGGTTCCAACGCGACCACCCGCGGCTCGGCCGGAGAATGCGGGTCTTCTCGATCCACCGGCCGCTTCCGGAGCTGGTCGAGGAGCTCAACCGGTTCAATCCCGCCATCCTCAGCGGTTTCCTCGGCATGCTCACGCTGCTGGCGGGAGAGAAGGAAGCCGGTCGGCTGCGCATCCGACCCGCGTTGATCATCCCCGGCGGCGAGACGTTGACCACGGACCTCGGGAAGCGGCTCGCCACCGCATTCGGTGCCAAGGTCCGAGCCGCCTACGCCGCCACCGAGTGCAGCTTCCTCTCCATGGGCTGCGCGCACGGCTGGTACCACGTCAGCAGCGACTGGGCCGTCCTGGAGCCGGTGGACGCCGACTACCGCCCGGCCCCGCCCGGCGAGCTGTCGCACACCGTCCTGCTCAGCAACCTCGCCAACCGAGTGCAGCCATTCCTGCGCTACGACCTCGGCGACAGCATCCTGCTCCGTCCGGACCCGTGCCCCTGCGGCAGCGTGTTCCCCGCCGTCCAGGTCCAGGGCCGAGCCGCCGACCTGCTCACGTTCCCCGCCGAGGACGGCGAGCTCGTCACCATGTCACCGATGCTCTTCGGCACCGTGCTGGATCGCGTCACCGGCATCGGGCAGTACCAGGTCGTCCAGACCGCGTCCAGCACACTGCGCGTGCGCCTGCGGCCCGCCGACAGCGCCGACGCCGAGCAGGTCTGGCAGACCGTGCGCGGCGAGATCACCCACCTGCTCAAAGAGCACGAGGTCGCCGACGTCACGCTCGAACGCGCCGACGAAGCCCCGCAGCAGGAACCCGGCGGGAAGTTCCGCCGGATCATCCCGCAGACCAAGCCCTGA